GCCAGAATCTGCTTCGCCTGCTCCTCGCGATGGCGCCGCACGGCCTCGCGGATTTCAGGACGCTTGTTGCCCACGATCATCGCGGCCAGGATCGCCGCGTTGATCGCGCCGGGCTTACCGATGGCCAGCGTCCCGACCGGCACGCCGCCGGGCATCTGCACCGTCGAGAGGAGCGAGTCGAGACCGCCGAGCGACGCCGACTCCATCGGCACGCCGAGGACGGGCAGGATCGTCTTGGCCGCCGTCACGCCCGCAAGGTGGGCCGCGCCGCCCGCCGCCGCGATGATCACCTCCAGCCCGCGCTTCTCCGCCGATCCCGCGTATTCCAACAGTGCATCCGGCGTACGATGGGCCGACAAGACCCGGACCTCATGCGGCACGCCCAGCTTCTCCAGCGTCTGCGCGGCGTGCGCCATGGTCTCCCAGTCCGATTTGGAGCCCATAATGATCCCGACCAGCGGTGTTGCGGCGGCGGCCATGCCCCGAATCATCGCAAACGGGTCGTCGGAATGCAAACGAATCAAGAGAGGATTAACCACAGAGGCTCAGAGACTCAGAGACGACGAATTTGTAGGGAAAAAGCCTGAACCCGACCTTCCTAATACCGTCGTTCCTCTGCGTCTCTGTGGCTCTGTGGTAAACCTGCTGTTTCCCGCGCAAGAATTGCAGGTAAACCGCCCGTCAACGACTTTAGTTTAACCCCACATCCCCCCGGTTCGATAAGCACCTCGATTCGAGGGGTTCGCGGGGACGGTCGCGGTAGTCGGTACGGATACCGGCCCAAAAGCAACTCGCCAGAGCGGGGCACGGCCATGGAATTCGCGGCATTGGAACGCAGACGAGACCCTCGAACACCGACCTTCGTACCGATCACCCTGCACTACGACGGGGCCGACGACACGACGCCCGCCCACCTGG
Above is a window of Phycisphaerae bacterium DNA encoding:
- the purE gene encoding 5-(carboxyamino)imidazole ribonucleotide mutase, encoding MAAAATPLVGIIMGSKSDWETMAHAAQTLEKLGVPHEVRVLSAHRTPDALLEYAGSAEKRGLEVIIAAAGGAAHLAGVTAAKTILPVLGVPMESASLGGLDSLLSTVQMPGGVPVGTLAIGKPGAINAAILAAMIVGNKRPEIREAVRRHREEQAKQILANPDPRAS